A portion of the Cryptomeria japonica chromosome 5, Sugi_1.0, whole genome shotgun sequence genome contains these proteins:
- the LOC131055065 gene encoding pentatricopeptide repeat-containing protein At2g13600: MRDKFFQSCSCYIQIQLGFTQVLNRRQPRVQVYLTNCSSNSGKIHTNFRTYAHLLQNSIPSRSLGSHTHFNANSYMSYLKRLIHYNGHATDARHMFDKTPQRDEVSYWNRLIQSCAKSGNLKTAHQLFDKMPTRNVVSWNAMISGYDQYGLKEKVLNLFCQMVHSGVKPDQFTFPSTLRSCGFLSALNPGKQLHGYIIRTGFESNAFVGSALIDLYAKCEKTGDARRVFDEMPERDTVLWTTMIGVYAQNQFAEESLKLFCKMQKEDMKQDSIILLTVLIACGSLAALAQGKMVHAQVIKAGFHTNYIVGNAIVDMYAKCAAMKDAHRMFDRMSERDVVSWTAMIVGYIQNGYCEEALKLFQKLLWTDVKPNRFTFASTLSACANLAMLELGKQLHAHIVGVGYESVLSVESSLISMYAKCGSIDDAALVFNQIASKDLISWNAMIAGYAINGNGKEAFQLFKLMIEADMNPDRITFLNVLSACSHAGLVNEGCLCFELMRREYINLVTTNHYACMIDLLGRAGQLSEAENIVNNMHIKPDALVWKALLHACRIHANVELGERAAEHLLQCEPEEPSNYVLLSNVYAAANRWPDAAKARKLMKDRGLKTQRGCSWIHVKNRLYAFVAENTSHPLSEEIYAMV, translated from the coding sequence ATGAGAGACAAATTTTTTCAAAGCTGCTCATGTTACATTCAAATACAACTTGGATTTACACAGGTTTTGAACCGGAGACAGCCAAGGGTGCAGGTCTATCTAACAAACTGTTCAAGCAATAGTGGGAAAATTCACACAAACTTTAGAACGTATGCTCATCTGTTGCAGAATTCTATCCCTTCAAGATCTTTGGGAAGCCATACCCATTTCAATGCTAATAGTTATATGAGCTACCTGAAACGTTTGATCCACTATAATGGTCATGCTACGGATGCGCGccatatgtttgacaaaactccccAACGAGATGAAGTATCTTACTGGAATCGATTAATCCAATCATGTGCCAAAAGTGGAAATTTAAAGACTGCTCatcaattgtttgacaaaatgcccacTCGAAATGTGGTATCTTGGAACGCTATGATTTCTGGGTATGATCAATATGGGTTAAAGGAGAAGGTCCTGAATTTATTCTGCCAGATGGTACATTCTGGCGTTAAGCCGGATCAATTTACATTTCCTAGTACTCTTCGCTCTTGCGGCTTCCTCTCTGCCTTGAATCCAGGAAAACAGTTGCATGGATACATTATTAGAACTGGTTTTGAATCTAATGCCTTTGTTGGTAGTGCACTTATAGATctatatgcaaaatgtgaaaaaACAGGAGATGCGCGCCGAGTGTTTGACGAAATGCCTGAGCGAGATACAGTCTTGTGGACTACAATGATTGGAGTATATGCGCAAAATCAATTTGCCGAGGAGTCCCTGAAACTGTTTTGTAAAATGCAGAAAGAAGATATGAAGCAAGATAGCATTATCCTATTGACAGTCTTGATTGCCTGTGGGAGTTTGGCAGCTTTGGCACAGGGTAAAATGGTGCATGCTCAAGTTATCAAGGCTGGATTTCATACAAATTACATTGTTGGGAATGCCATCGTAGATATGTACGCGAAATGTGCAGCCATGAAAGATGCTCATCGAATGTTTGATAGAATGTCTGAAAGGGATGTTGTGTCATGGACTGCGATGATTGTGGGGTATATTCAGAATGGTTATTGTGAGGAAGCTCTAAAATTATTCCAGAAATTGCTGTGGACAGACGTTAAGCCCAATAGATTCACTTTTGCAAGTACCTTAAGTGCTTGCGCGAACTTAGCAATGTTAGAATTGGGAAAGCAGCTGCATGCCCATATCGTTGGAGTTGGATATGAGTCAGTTTTGAGCGTGGAAAGCTCTCTCATCAGTATGTATGccaaatgtggaagtatagatgATGCAGCTCTTGTCTTCAATCAAATAGCTTCTAAAGATTTGAtctcatggaatgctatgattgctgGTTATGCCATTAATGGGAATGGCAAGGAGGCTTTCCAACTCTTTAAATTGATGATAGAGGCAGACATGAATCCAGACCGAATCACTTTCTTAAATGTTCTCTCTGCATGCAGCCATGCAGGACTAGTGAATGAGGGATGTCTTTGTTTTGAGTTAATGAGAAGGGAATATATTAATTTAGTAACAACTAATCACTATGCGTGTATGATTGACCTTCTGGGCCGTGCTGGACAACTAAGTGAAGCTGAAAACATTGTCAACAACATGCATATTAAACCTGACGCTTTGGTGTGGAAAGCATTACTTCATGCCTGCAGAATTCATGCCAATGTGGAGCTGGGAGAACGTGCAGCGGAACACCTTCTTCAATGTGAACCGGAGGAACCCTCAAACTATGTGCTGTTGTCAAACGTATATGCTGCAGCCAATAGGTGGCCAGATGCAGCAAAGGCAAGGAAACTGATGAAGGACAGGGGACTGAAAACGCAGCGAGGGTGCAGTTGGATTCATGTGAAAAACAGGCTCTATGCATTTGTTGCTGAAAACACATCGCACCCATTATCAGAGGAAATCTATGCAATGGTATAG